The DNA segment ATGGCGAAGCCAGGATTCCCGCCTGGGAGATGATCCGTTTTTCGGTGAACATCATGCGCGGCTGCTTCGGCGGCTGCACTTTCTGCTCCATCACCGAACACGAAGGGCGCATCATCCAGAGCCGTTCCGAAGCATCCATCCTGCATGAAATAGAGGAAATCCGCGACAAGACCCCCGGCTTTACCGGCATCGTTTCCGATCTCGGCGGTCCGACCGCGAACATGTACCGATTAGCCTGCAAGGACCAGAAGATCGAGGAAAACTGCCGACGGCTTTCCTGCGTCTATCCCGACATCTGCGCCAACCTCAACACCGACCACGCACCGCTGATTCAGCTCTATCGCAAGGCGCGCGCCCTGCCCGGCATCAAAAAAGTGCTGATCGGCTCCGGCCTGCGCTACGACCTCGCCGTGCGCGCGCCGGAATACGTCAAGGAACTGGTGCAGCATCATGTCGGCGGTTATCTCAAGATCGCACCCGAACATATCGAGCCGGGGCCGCTGTCGAAAATGATGAAACCGGGCATCGGCAGCTATGACAAATTCAAGCAGATGTTCGACCGCTACTCGAAGGAAGCCGGGAAGGAGCAGTACCTGATTCCCTACTTCATCGCCGCACATCCGGGCACGACTGATGAGGACATGCTCAACCTCGCGCTGTGGCTGAAGAAAAACGGCTTCCGTCTCGACCAGGTGCAGACTTTCCTGCCGACGCCGCTGGCACTGGCCACGGCGATGTGGCACACGGGGAAAAATCCACTGCACAGAGTAGCGGCCGAATCGGAGAACGTCATGGTCGCGCGCGGTGCGCGCCAGCGCAAGCTGCACAAGGCCTTCCTGCGCTATCACGATCCGGCCAACTGGCCCGTCCTGCGCGAGGCGCTGAAACAGATGGGCCGGGCCGAGCTGATCGGTAGCGGCAAGAAGCATCTGGTGCCGGCGTGGCAGCCGGCCGGGACCGGGAAAAATCCAGCGCGCATGTCGAAGCGGCGGCTTCCGGCGTAAACTGCGTCATCCGGCACATAGCCGAAAAGGAGTTGTCATGGCTGACTACACCCCCCCCTTGCGCGATATGCGCTTTATTCTCGAAGACATGGGCTACCTCGGCGAGGTCGCCGTTCTTCCTGGCCAGGAGGAAATCACGGCAGATGTCACGTTTGCGATTCTCGAGGAAGCCGGTAAATTTGCCGCCGCAATGCTCGCCCCGCTCAATCGCAGCGGTGACCGCGAGGGTTGCCGTCTTCAGAACAACGTCGTCACCACGCCCAAGGGCTGGAAGGATGCCTACGCCGCCTACCGCGAAGCGGGCTGGACCGGCGTTGCAGGGCCGCAGGAATTCGGGGGACAAAATCTCGCCAAGATAGTCGCCACACCGCTGCAGGAAATGTGGCAATCGGCAAACCTTGCTTTTTCGCTACTGCCGCTGCTGAGCTTCGGCGCCATTGATGCCTTGTTGCGCACCGCCTCCACCGAACTCAAGCACAAGTACCTGCCGAAGATGATCGACGGCACCTGGAGCGGTACCATGAACCTGACCGAGCCGCAGGCCGGTTCCGACCTCGGCGCCGTGCGCACGCGCGCCGAGCCTCAACCCGACGGCAGCTACCGCATTTCCGGGCAGAAAATCTTTATCACTTATGGCGAACACGATTGCACCGAAAACATCATCCATCTGGTGCTGGCGCGCCTGCCCGATGCGCCGCCCGGCGTGAAGGGCATCTCGCTGTTCGTGGTGCCGAAGTTCCTCGTCAATGCTGATGGTTCGCTTGGCGCCCGCAACGACGTGAAATGCGTTTCCATCGAGCACAAGCTCGGCATCCATGCCAGCCCGACCTGCGTCATGGCCTACGGCGATGAAGGCGGGGCGGTCGGCCATCTGGTGGGCAGCGCCAACCGCGGCCTCGAACACATGTTTGTGATGATGAACGAGGCGCGCTTTTCCGTCGGCCTGCAGGGCATCGCCGTCGCCGAGCGATCTTATCAACAAGCACTGGCCTATGCGCGCGAACGCATACAGGGGCATGATGCCGTGAGCGGCGAGCATGACGTTGCCATCATCCGCCACCCCGACGTGCGGCGCATGCTGCTCTTGATGAAATCGCGTACCCAGGCCGCGCGCATGCTGGCCTATGCCGTGGCGGCCCAATTCGACAGGGCGCTGCACCACGCCGATGCAGAGGCCCGCAAGCAAAGCCAGGCGCTGGTCGATCTGCTGATTCCAGTGGTCAAGGCGTGGAGCACCGAGATCGGCAATGAGTCGGTCCAGCTTGGCGTACAGATTCACGGTGGCATGGGTTTCATCGAAGAAACAGGCGCCGCGCAGCATCTGCGCGATGCGCGCATTCTCACCATCTACGAAGGCACCACCGGCATCCAGGCGCTCGACCTGCTCGGGCGCAAGCTGGCGCGCGACGGAGGCGAGAGCCTGAAACTGCTGATCGGCACCATGCTGCGTGATGCCGAAGCGCTGGCGGCGGCACCTTTGCCCGAAGCCGCTGCGCTGGCGCCCGCACTGAAAAATGCGATCGACACGCTGGGCAAGGGTGGGCACAGTTTGCTGGTTACCGGCATGGGCAACATGGGCGCGGCATTGGGCGTGGCCGTACCTTTCCTGCATCTGACCGGCGTTGTCTGTGGCGCCTGGCAGTGGGGACGCGCCACGACTGCCGCCGCAAAGGCCATCCAGGCGGGCAGTACCGATGCGGACTATTACCGCTCGCAAATCGCACTGGCCCAGTTTTATTTCAGCCACGTCGCCAGTTCGGCTGCAGGACTTGCACAAACCGTGGCGCAAGGCGGCAGCGAGGTAAGCGCGTTTCCCGATCAGGGTTTCTGACGCGCCCCGTACGGGCGGCTATTTTTGGGTATCCGTAATGTGTGATTGATTTTCTATTACGCGATGCCAAATGCTTTGGGACTGATGTGCCACGGCCGCAGCTCGGCCAATACCACATATCCCGAATGATTATTCAGTCGGGCTGGTCGGGATGGAACCTCGACGATTAGCAGGCCGCTAAAGAAGGGAGTCGCGGGTAGTCAACTGAAAAAAGTGACTATCAAGCTCTCGCCTTGGCCATTGTACTAAAGGTTGACCCTGGCGGTAGCGAAATGACGTGATTCGCGAGCGCAATATGATTTTTCTTGAGGTGTGCGAGAAATTCCGTGGCGGAGCAGTTTTGCTCCAGTTCACGTTTATTAAAGGGCAATGAGAAAATGGAAATATCACGTTCTACGAGATGAAGGCCACTTTGCGATGCGATTTCGATGATGTCCTTGACTTTCTCGGCAAGCCTCCCGTCGGCCGCCGTATAAGGCACCAGAATCCAGAAATCAACCCCGTCACGCATTACCAAATCAGTCTTGCGGAAGGATTTGCTTAAGCAATGCAAAACCTCATCAAGTTTTTTCGACGCTTCTTGTGCGCCGAATGCGTCACCGAGCACCCTGGGATTTACAAAATCGATATGGATAAGACCGAATTGAACATGGCCAGTGTAGCGTTCTGTTACCGCCAGTAGCCATTCCAATGTAAAGAGAAATTTCTCGCGTAACTCCAGGTCTTGTTGTGACATACAATCATCCCTTTGGCATGACATTCAGGCTTTACGTCTGGCTTTGTCATAAACAGAAAACTCTATGAGAGGCAGCAACTAATGCAGCGCCGCTCATTTTGATGGGTAGATTCGAAAATCCCGCTGAACCGCTCCACCCACTGCCCATACTTCTAATATAAATTTTAGATAAGCGCAAGCAGAACAAGAACTTTATGTGGCGATAATCGGTCCATATCAATAACTGAGAATCCGCAATTGGCGCTTGTTTTATTTCGTTAAGCTAGCCAGTCAGGACAAGAGCAGTAGCCGGTGGAGCATCGCACCGATTCTGTAACGCGAAGTTTTTGCCTATGCTATATGCGCTGCATCATGTCAAATGGCTATAAATTGCGGATGGCCATATTTTTTTCAGTAGACCGGATAATGTGCCGGTAAAATTGCAATGCCATAGGAGAAAATAATTTGACCGGACTTCTGTTCTTGCCCGTGGTGCTCAGCCTCATCGTGCTTGGGGCCCATTTCCTGCGAGAAGGGAATCTCATCATGGTGGCTGTCGCTCTTGTGATTATCGGGCTGGTGTTCGTGCGCCGCCGCTGGGCTGCATACACGGTCCAGACAGCTCTTCTCCTCGGCGCTGCCGAATGGGTGCGAACACTGGTGGAGCGGGTTGCTGCACGATTCGAAGCCGGGCAGCCTGTATTGAGGCTGGTGCTGATTCTTGGCGGCGTGGCGCTGGTAACGGCGCTTTCGACCCTGGTATTTCGCACGGCCCGGCTGAAGCGCTGGTATGAACACAGTTGACGCAGCGCCAATTTTGCCGCTACACTTATGCCCGACTATTTCAGTCGGCAATTAAATGGGGATTCCCAATGGGCGTGCAAGAGTTGATTCGCGAGACTGTGACCTCCAAACCGGTCGTGCTGTTCATGAAAGGTACTCCACAGTTTCCGCAATGCGGTTTTTCATCCAAAGTAGTGCAGATGTTGAAAGCATCGGGCGTCAAGGATTTTGCGGCCGTGAATGTGCTTGCCAACGAAGAGGTTCGCCAAGGCATCAAGGAGTATGCGAATTGGCCGACGGTTCCGCAGCTTTATGTCAACGGCGAATTCATCGGCGGCTGCGACATTGTCAGCGAAATGTATGCTTCCGGCGAATTGAAGAAATTGCTGGAGCCGGTACTACAGCAAGCTGCTTGAATGCACAGTCACGGCCAACAAAAAAGCCCGTCGCAAACGGGCTTTTTTGTTGGCGCCGAACCATGTTTAGTCTGCGCGTAATCCTTCCACCTGGATACGCAAGGTGACATCCATCTTGAAGCCGTACCCCTCGCCATAGGCAATGCCGAAATCCTTGCGATTGAGGGTAGCCAGCGCATCGGCGCCACAGGCTTCCTTCTTGAGCATGGGATGCGGTTTGCAGAGGAACTGATTGATCTGTAGCGTGACCGGCTTGGTGACGCCATGCAGGGTCAGATCCCCTACAATGACAGCGGGCTTGTTACCATCGAACTTCGTAAACCTGCCCTTGTAGGTAGCGGTCGGATACTTGGCCACATCAAACATTTCCTCTGACTTGGCGTGCTCGTTCAGCTTCGCCATGCCGAAATCAATGGAGCCCGTATCGATGTTGACTTCGACCGTACCGGTCTTATTCTCAACATCCAGAACGACGGTACCGGAGCTGCGGGTGAATTTGCCGCGCCAGGTCGACAGACCGCCCATGTGGTCGGCTTCAAAACTCGGGTAGGTGTGGCTTGGATCGAGGTTATAGGTGACGGGTGCGGCGAAAGCGGGTGCAACCGATGTAATCAATGCCGCGGACAGTGCAATTGTGGAAAACAGTTTTTTCATCATTATCTCCTTGGGGTTTTGGGGCTACTTCTTGGGGAAAAGAAACAGCTTGAACTTCACTTGAATATCATCGGCGACGGTACTCGTATCCGCCCATTCGCCTTCGCCGATCTTGAACTGCAAGCGGGGCAAAACAAATCCGCCTTCCAGCCAGCTACCGGGGCCTTCATTGCGGATCGAAAACGAAATTACGGTATTCCGGCTGATGCCTTTGATGCTCAGCGTACCGCGGGCTTCATAACGGCCCGCGCCGAGCGGCTTGACACTGCTGGCGAGGAAGCTGGCCTTGGGAAAGATGGCTATGTTCAGCCAATTCTTTCCTTTTACCTCAGTCGTGGCTTCGTTGCTGCCGGCATCGATGCTCGCCAGATCGACGTCCACCCGCGCCTTGCCGGCCTCCGGCCGTGCCGGGTCAATCGATATCTGGGCATCGAACTTTTTGAAACTTCCGTCCACCGCTACGCCCATCTGCTTGCCGACGAACGTGATGTGGCTTTTCTCCGCCGCCACCTGATTCAACTCAGCGGCATCTGCGCCGCAGGCAATCGCGGCCGCCGCCATAAAGGCCAATAACGATTTCATATCACCTCCTATGTCCTGGCAAAGGGATTCATGCGCGACAGGAGATGATCCTTGTCGATAAATTGGTGCTTGAGCGCCGCCGCTACGTGAAGACCGAACAGCAGCAGCATGCCGTAATTGAGCATTTCGTGCAGTTCATGCAGCGTCTCGCCCAGTTCCTTGTTCTTGCCCACCAGATCCGGCAGCGGCAGCACGCCGAACCACACGGTCTGCATCCCTTTGGCCGAACTCAACAGCCAGCCGCTCAGTGGAATGACGATCATGAATGCATACAGCATGTAATGCACGGCATCCGACGCTTGTCGCTGCCAGCGCGGCATCGGTACAGGTGCCGGCGGCTTGTGGCCAATGCGCCAGAGAATGCGGATCAGAACAAGCAAAAATATCGTCACGCCGGCCCATTTATGCCACGAGTAATACTGAAGTTTTTGCGGCGATAGTGGCAGGTCGGCCATGTAAAGGCCAAGCGGGAAAGCGCCAAAGATCAGCAGCGCAATCAGCCAGTGCAGTGCAATCGAAACCGGGTTGTAGCGTTCCATCATTGGTTTTCCTTTTTATTATCGGCCGCGGCCGAGAGTGCTTTTCGCAAACTGCTGAGGCCTTGCTCCAGCACAGCAAGTTCCTGTTCGCAAACCTGCCCGAAAGCTTCGCGCAAATGGCTGATGTGCGCCGGGAATGCCCGGTCGAATATCTTATCGCCCTGGCGCGTCAGGCGCACGATGGTCGCACGCCCGTCTTCCGGGCAACTCTCGCGGCTCACGATGCCTTTGGCCTCCAGCCGGTCGACAACCCCGGTCAAGGTACCTTTGGTAATCAGTGTGCGCTCACCCAATTCGCGGAAGGTCATCCCCTGCGTGTTGCCGAGCGTGGCGATGACGTCGAACTGCGGCGGCGTGAGCTTCAGCGTCTGGATGTGCGCCGCCGAATAACGCTCGAAAGCCTGGTAACACTGCGTCAGTTCGCGCAGGACGGAAAGAAACGGAGCCCGACGGGCAGTTTTGGACATGTGGAGTCGACGCAATTCGTACTAGGTAGAACCAATATAGTTCTACCTAGTACCAATGTCAACCCCCGCGTTGGAATCAGGTGGCGAATCGGTGTTTGACGCGCAAGGCCCCTGCGCCGGCTTCAATGGCAAGCAGCCGGTCGATGTTGGGATGCTTGCCGGGATGGGCACGCGCATCCTCCGTATGCTCGGCATAGAGTTCGAGGCCTTTTCCTGCCGCTTCCGGCGTGATCGAACCATAGATCTGACCGAGATGGTTGTACACCATCAGCGAGCCGGTCTGCCCTTGTTTGTTCTCAATGGTGGCGACCATGTTGCCTTCCGCATCGAGCAGATCAATCGCCGCCAGATGCGAAATTTTCGGCAGTTGCTTGAGATTGTCGGCGAAAGTCATATTGATTCCTGATAATCTTTTTCACCACAGAGTACACAAAGGGAATCAAAATCCTTGACACTTGGCCAAAGCCCCCGCTTTTATAGGTTGCTCTTGCCTTCCTCTGCGTCCTTCGTGTTCTCTGTGATGAGAGGTTTTTTAATTTTAAATTCTTCCTGCTAGCTCCACCGCCTTACCGATATAGCTGGACGGCGTCATGGCCAGCAAGCGCGTTTTCTCGGCCTCCGGGATCGCCAAGCCGCGGATGAAGGCGTGCAGCG comes from the Georgfuchsia toluolica genome and includes:
- a CDS encoding MarR family winged helix-turn-helix transcriptional regulator, with translation MSKTARRAPFLSVLRELTQCYQAFERYSAAHIQTLKLTPPQFDVIATLGNTQGMTFRELGERTLITKGTLTGVVDRLEAKGIVSRESCPEDGRATIVRLTRQGDKIFDRAFPAHISHLREAFGQVCEQELAVLEQGLSSLRKALSAAADNKKENQ
- a CDS encoding YceI family protein, with protein sequence MKSLLAFMAAAAIACGADAAELNQVAAEKSHITFVGKQMGVAVDGSFKKFDAQISIDPARPEAGKARVDVDLASIDAGSNEATTEVKGKNWLNIAIFPKASFLASSVKPLGAGRYEARGTLSIKGISRNTVISFSIRNEGPGSWLEGGFVLPRLQFKIGEGEWADTSTVADDIQVKFKLFLFPKK
- a CDS encoding YceI family protein — protein: MKKLFSTIALSAALITSVAPAFAAPVTYNLDPSHTYPSFEADHMGGLSTWRGKFTRSSGTVVLDVENKTGTVEVNIDTGSIDFGMAKLNEHAKSEEMFDVAKYPTATYKGRFTKFDGNKPAVIVGDLTLHGVTKPVTLQINQFLCKPHPMLKKEACGADALATLNRKDFGIAYGEGYGFKMDVTLRIQVEGLRAD
- a CDS encoding acyl-CoA dehydrogenase family protein; translation: MADYTPPLRDMRFILEDMGYLGEVAVLPGQEEITADVTFAILEEAGKFAAAMLAPLNRSGDREGCRLQNNVVTTPKGWKDAYAAYREAGWTGVAGPQEFGGQNLAKIVATPLQEMWQSANLAFSLLPLLSFGAIDALLRTASTELKHKYLPKMIDGTWSGTMNLTEPQAGSDLGAVRTRAEPQPDGSYRISGQKIFITYGEHDCTENIIHLVLARLPDAPPGVKGISLFVVPKFLVNADGSLGARNDVKCVSIEHKLGIHASPTCVMAYGDEGGAVGHLVGSANRGLEHMFVMMNEARFSVGLQGIAVAERSYQQALAYARERIQGHDAVSGEHDVAIIRHPDVRRMLLLMKSRTQAARMLAYAVAAQFDRALHHADAEARKQSQALVDLLIPVVKAWSTEIGNESVQLGVQIHGGMGFIEETGAAQHLRDARILTIYEGTTGIQALDLLGRKLARDGGESLKLLIGTMLRDAEALAAAPLPEAAALAPALKNAIDTLGKGGHSLLVTGMGNMGAALGVAVPFLHLTGVVCGAWQWGRATTAAAKAIQAGSTDADYYRSQIALAQFYFSHVASSAAGLAQTVAQGGSEVSAFPDQGF
- a CDS encoding diguanylate cyclase domain-containing protein, with translation MSQQDLELREKFLFTLEWLLAVTERYTGHVQFGLIHIDFVNPRVLGDAFGAQEASKKLDEVLHCLSKSFRKTDLVMRDGVDFWILVPYTAADGRLAEKVKDIIEIASQSGLHLVERDISIFSLPFNKRELEQNCSATEFLAHLKKNHIALANHVISLPPGSTFSTMAKARA
- a CDS encoding cytochrome b yields the protein MMERYNPVSIALHWLIALLIFGAFPLGLYMADLPLSPQKLQYYSWHKWAGVTIFLLVLIRILWRIGHKPPAPVPMPRWQRQASDAVHYMLYAFMIVIPLSGWLLSSAKGMQTVWFGVLPLPDLVGKNKELGETLHELHEMLNYGMLLLFGLHVAAALKHQFIDKDHLLSRMNPFART
- a CDS encoding DUF2322 family protein, with amino-acid sequence MTFADNLKQLPKISHLAAIDLLDAEGNMVATIENKQGQTGSLMVYNHLGQIYGSITPEAAGKGLELYAEHTEDARAHPGKHPNIDRLLAIEAGAGALRVKHRFAT
- the grxD gene encoding Grx4 family monothiol glutaredoxin, whose protein sequence is MGVQELIRETVTSKPVVLFMKGTPQFPQCGFSSKVVQMLKASGVKDFAAVNVLANEEVRQGIKEYANWPTVPQLYVNGEFIGGCDIVSEMYASGELKKLLEPVLQQAA